A genomic segment from Chrysemys picta bellii isolate R12L10 chromosome 11, ASM1138683v2, whole genome shotgun sequence encodes:
- the LOC101932331 gene encoding endonuclease domain-containing 1 protein-like: MSHRTMDWLMLLGCVSLWAGLTLAEVGSFSGCTEYFYQEAEPRGFATNDTAEICQRYKNRYHFATLYDRPNRIPRWSAYTLDDAACSGQAKRMSQWFVEPQLAHPYESPEMATEAHSTLTVDELRSSQAINEDYGDTSYDRGHLNPNAFQCNAGRNATFTLTNAAPMDPCFNRIHWYKLEKTLKTQLNVSCRSVGGTPYLVTGAVPSDRKKIPIEGEDKEGDRNRPYNRVSVPSHIWTAVCCNNSDSLKFSFAFLAENQEASSLQIIPVEQLNAELSGLYRISETVNVFADDCGSRSQKGQEVLLAIKKALYSSFQNLLIDSYPQLVPPAKRSKLDSETSQVMKSTNLDQNKVQLTGIRFLVGISSLADWHRQFEKMYEQDDLACVLAPAGVAVAKASGISDKVCTLQEQKHLPNSGVTAKGWSCVGQACGYHETNYSWCYTSDENDWDYCCTEECTVNPESKQYECPRGDGSTTQCSPQYSTVTVSGRACRADHPCGLYEKSYFWCYTDYRGNWKYCCSPQHYCGSHDYDYQWCYTQDPEAAWQHCTP, encoded by the exons ATGTCTCACCGAACCATGGACTGGCTGATGCTCCTGGGGTGCGTCTCGCTGTGGGCGGGGCTGACGCTGGCTGAAGTGGGGTCGTTCAGTGGCTGCACAGAATATTTCTACCAAGAAGCTGAGCCACGTGGCTTTGCCACAAACGACACGGCCGAGATCTGCCAGAGGTACAAGAATCGGTACCACTTTGCGACCCTCTATGACAGGCCCAACCGGATCCCGCGCTGGTCGGCGTACACCCTGGATGATGCTGCCTGCTCAGGGCAGGCCAAGAGGATGAGCCAGTGGTTTGTGGAGCCCCAG CTGGCTCATCCGTATGAGTCCCCAGAAATGGCGACGGAGGCTCACTCAACACTGACGGTGGACGAGCTGAGATCCAGCCAGGCCATCAATGAGGACTATGGAGACACGTCATACGACCGAGGGCACCTGAACCCAAACGCCTTCCAGTGTAATGCTGGCCGCAATGCCACCTTCACCCTCACCAACGCCGCCCCCATGGACCCTTGCTTCAACCGGATCCACTGGTACAAACTGGAGAAAACTCTCAAGACACAGCTAAATGTGAGCTGCAGAAGTGTGGGAGGCACCCCCTACCTGGTGACAGGAGCAGTTCCCAGTGACCGTAAGAAAATCCCCATAGAGGGGGAGGACAAGGAAGGGGACCGTAACCGGCCATACAACCGGGTCTCGGTGCCCAGCCACATCTGGACAGCTGTTTGCTGCAACAATTCAGACAGCCTCAAATTCTCCTTCGCCTTCTTAGCAGAGAACCaggaggcatctagtcttcaaatCATCCCCGTGGAGCAGCTAAACGCAGAGCTATCGGGTCTGTACAGGATTTCTGAGACAGTCAATGTCTTTGCAGATGACTGCGGCTCCAGGAGCCAGAAAGGCCAAGAGGTTTTATTAGCAATAAAGAAAGCCTTGTACAGTAGCTTCCAGAACTTGCTAATTGATTCTTACCCCCAGCTCGTTCCACCAGCGAAGAGGAGTAAACTGGACAGCGAGACCAGCCAGGTGATGAAAAGCACAAACTTGGATCAGAACAAGGTGCAGCTGACAGGAATTAGGTTCCTGGTGGGTATTTCTAGCCTGGCAGACTGGCACAGACAGTTTGAGAAGATGTACGAACAGGACGACCTGGCCTGTGTGCTGGCCCCTGCTGGAGTTGCAGTGGCAAAGGCTTCTGGGATTTCTGACAAAGTCTGTACCCTTCAGGAGCAGAAACACCTGCCGAACTCTGGTGTAACAGCCAAAGGGTGGAGCTGTGTTGGGCAGGCCTGTGGGTATCATGAAACCAACTACAGCTGGTGTTACACGTCTGACGAGAATGACTGGGATTACTGCTGTACAGAGGAGTGCACAGTGAATCCAGAGTCTAAACAATACGAGTGCCCACGAGGAGATGGTTCCACCACACAATGCTCACCCCAGTACTCCACAGTGACCGTCTCTGGGAGGGCCTGTCGGGCTGACCATCCATGTGGCCTTTATGAGAAAAGTTACTTCTGGTGCTATACAGATTATCGAGGCAACTGGAAgtactgctgctccccccagcactACTGTGGGTCCCATGACTATGACTACCAGTGGTGTTACACCCAGGACCCAGAGGCAGCTTGGCAGCACTGCACCCCGTGA